One window of Branchiostoma lanceolatum isolate klBraLanc5 chromosome 6, klBraLanc5.hap2, whole genome shotgun sequence genomic DNA carries:
- the LOC136436972 gene encoding acid-sensing ion channel 1-like codes for MASCCGEDSVEREYAAETSLHGLGRIVGARHAGVRLLWSALFLTMFGVATWQITERFVAYFQFDTVTNLKVEFRDVLDFPTVTICNFNKYRYSQITAEELQYVFTLLEGSTGFNDYDYDGDYYYDDNAEYYQYYYDWNSTGIPDDFNLAEFTLRAGFDIEISLMDCHWRGQKCSSDNFTHIFTSFGNCWMFNAGGTINQTISGVGNGLQVAIDIQQVR; via the exons ATGGCGTCCTGCTGCGGTGAGGACAGCGTGGAGCGGGAGTACGCCGCGGAGACGTCCCTCCACGGGCTGGGGAGGATCGTCGGGGCGAGGCACGCGGGCGTCCGCCTGCTCTGGTCGGCCCTGTTCCTCACCATGTTCGGGGTCGCCACGTGGCAGATCACCGAGAG GTTTGTGGCGTACTTCCAGTTTGACACTGTGACTAATCTAAAGGTGGAGTTCCGAGACGTGCTGGACTTCCCCACCGTCACGATCTGCAACTTCAACAA GTACCGTTACTCCCAGATCACAGCGGAGGAGCTGCAGTATGTTTTCACTCTGCTAGAGGGCTCTACAGGCTTCAACGACTACGACTACGATGGCGACTACTACTACGACGACAACGCCGAGTACTACCAGTATTACTACGACTGGAACAGTACCGGCATTCCTGACGATTTCAACCTAGCGGAGTTCACGCTAAGAGCAGGCTTCGACATTGAGATATCGCTGATGGACTGCCACTGGAGAGGCCAAAAATGCTCCTCTGAT aACTTCACGCACATTTTTACGTCGTTTGGAAACTGCTGGATGTTCAACGCAGGCGGAACGATTAATCAGACCATCTCAGGAGTGGGGAACGGCCTGCAGGTGGCCATAGATATTCAACAGGTGAGATAA
- the LOC136437571 gene encoding acid-sensing ion channel 5-like — translation MTNEYTENAQTGNQDAGIRFIVHSPSEPPKVDTQGISVGPGNHAYTSISKTEYTNEIPPWGECEPGRELRYYSRYTKTGCLLECRADHVADACGCRTVSMPGTLDYCLPSVVTGCVKTTIAELKSGKKTCDCPTPCSATAYPATVSYGGWPSSSTKDFYTQLFNITEQEIKENIVLLDVYYQQLNLQTVQQRRAISTNDLLGDLGGQLGLFLGASVITMIEFLEFLVKKGTSCCRSNQVRTKTTELITMKN, via the exons ATGACT AACGAGTATACAGAGAACGCCCAGACGGGCAACCAGGACGCCGGGATCAGGTTCATAGTTCACTCCCCCAGTGAGCCGCCCAAGGTGGACACACAGGGCATCTCTGTCGGGCCGGGAAATCACGCCTATACAAGCATCAGCAAGACAGAG TATACTAATGAGATCCCACCGTGGGGTGAGTGCGAGCCCGGGCGGGAGCTGCGGTACTACTCCCGCTACACCAAGACGGGCTGCCTGCTGGAGTGCCGAGCTGATCACGTGGCCGACGCGTGCGGCTGTAGGACCGTGAGCATGCCGGGAACGCTGGACTACTGTCTGCCGTCTGTCGTCACCGGCTGTGTAAAGACTACTATAG CTGAGCTGAAGTCCGGAAAGAAGACCTGTGACTGTCCGACCCCTTGCAGCGCCACAGCCTACCCCGCTACTGTGTCGTACGGAGGATGGCCCAGCTCCAGCACTAAGGACTTCTACACCCAACTCTTCAACATTACCGAACAGGAAATAAA aGAGAACATCGTTCTGCTGGATGTGTACTACCAGCAGCTGAATCTACAGACAGTGCAGCAGAGAAGAGCCATCAGCACCAACGACCTTCTCG GTGACCTTGGCGGACAGTTAGGCCTCTTCCTCGGTGCGAGCGTCATCACCATGATCGAGTTCCTGGAGTTCCTGGTGAAGAAGGGAACTTCGTGCTGCCGCAGCAATCAAGTCAGGACGAAGACCACAGAGCTAATAACCATGAAAAATTAG